One part of the Vicugna pacos chromosome 20, VicPac4, whole genome shotgun sequence genome encodes these proteins:
- the ENPP5 gene encoding ectonucleotide pyrophosphatase/phosphodiesterase family member 5, with protein MTSKRLWVSFVLAAVTLSITFSLQPDQQKVLLVSFDGFRWDYLYRVPTPHFHHVMKYGVHVKQVTNIFLTKTYPNHYTLVTGLFAENHGIVANDMFDPILNKSFSLGHMDIYDSEFWEEATPIWITNQRAGHTSGAAMWPGTDVKIHNSFPTHYLPYNESVSFEERVAKIIEWFTSKEPINLGLLYWEEPDDTAHDLGPDSPLMGPVISDVDRKLGYLIQMLKKAKLWDVLNLIITSDHGMTQCSEERIIELDQYLDKDNYVLVDQSPVAAILPKEGKFDEVYEALAHAHPNLTVYRREEIPERWHYRDNSRIQPIIAVADEGWYILRNKSDDFMLGNHGYDNELAEMHPIFLAHGPSFRENFTKEAMNSTDLYPLLCHLLNVTAMPHNGSLRSVQDLLSAAAPRAGPYGPYTQSPPLLQGRVPPGENEQEASYAYFLGVSLGSIIVIVFFIIFIKHLIRSQIPVLPDFQAEISQPLLQA; from the exons ATGACTTCAAAACGTCTCTGGGTGTCCTTCGTACTTGCTGCAGTCACACTTTCAATTACATTTTCTCTCCAACCAGACCAGCAAAAGGTTCTACTAGTTTCATTTGATGGATTCCGATGGGATTACTTATATAGAGTTCCAACACCCCATTTTCACCATGTGATGAAATACGGTGTTCACGTGAAGCAAGTTACTAATATTTTTCTAACAAAGACCTACCCTAACCATTATACTTTGGTAACTGGCCTCTTTGCCGAGAATCATGGTATTGTTGCCAATGACATGTTTGATCCTATTCTGAACAAATCTTTCTCCTTGGGTCACATGGATATTTATGATTCTGAGTTCTGGGAAGAAGCGACACCAATATGGATCACAAATCAGAGGGCAGGACATACTAGTGGTGCGGCCATGTGGCCCGGAACAGATGTAAAAATACACAACAGCTTTCCCACTCACTACTTGCCTTACAACGAGTCCGTTTCATTTGAAGAGAGAGTTGCCAAAATTATCGAATGGTTTACATCGAAAGAGCCCATCAATCTTGGTCTTCTCTATTGGGAAGAACCTGATGACACCGCCCACGATTTGGGACCAGACAGTCCGCTTATGGGACCTGTCATTTCAGATGTCGACCGCAAGTTAGGGTATCTCATACAAATGCTGAAAAAGGCAAAGTTGTGGGACGTTTTGAACCTAATCATCACAAGTGATCATGGAATGACACAGTGTTCTGAGGAGCGGATCATAGAGCTTGACCAGTATCTGGACAAAGACAACTATGTCCTGGTCGACCAGTCACCAGTAGCAGCCATCTTGCCCAAAGAAG GTAAATTTGATGAAGTCTATGAAGCACTAGCTCACGCTCATCCTAACCTTACTGTGTACAGAAGAGAAGAGATCCCGGAAAGATGGCATTACAGGGACAACAGTCGAATTCAGCCGATTATTGCGGTGGCCGACGAAGGGTGGTATATTTTACGGAATAAGTCAGATGACTTTATGT TGGGCAACCACGGCTATGATAATGAGTTAGCAGAAATGCATCCCATATTTCTAGCCCACGGCCCTTCCTTCCGAGAGAATTTCACCAAAGAAGCCATGAACTCCACAGATCTGTACCCACTGCTCTGCCACCTCCTCAATGTCACGGCCATGCCCCACAACGGATCCCTCAGGAGCGTCCAGGATCTGCTCAGTGCAGCAGCCCCAAGAGCCGGTCCTTACGGTCCTTACACGCAGAGCCCTCCGCTCCTCCAGGGTCGTGTCCCACCAGGGGAAAATGAGCAAGAGGCGTCATATGCTTACTTCCTAGGGGTCTCTCTTGGTAGCATTATAGTTATTgtgtttttcataattttcattaaacatttaattCGCAGCCAGATACCTGTCCTACCAGATTTTCAGGCTGAAATATCTCAACCATTATTACAAGCCTAA